The Primulina tabacum isolate GXHZ01 chromosome 7, ASM2559414v2, whole genome shotgun sequence genome includes a window with the following:
- the LOC142550518 gene encoding uncharacterized protein LOC142550518 → MERGSEHDYCTCLENSAARQKKRLGGGAAYCSLGIQDYTREPTQETPFNLVYGSEAVLHVEIGQTSDRIESYPDDNEHSRAMELDLGEEKREQAMTRMETYRGRVIKSYNKRVRIRDFQIGDLVIKKVNSARDLGKMEDRWEGPFRVIRRVSSRAFYLEDAQ, encoded by the coding sequence AGAGAGGTAGTGAACATGATTATTGTACATGCCTTGAAAACTCGGCTgcaagacaaaagaaaagattGGGTGGAGGAGCTGCCTATTGTTCTCTGGGCATACAAGACTACACCCGAGAacctactcaagaaactcctttcaatctggtatatggttctgaagcagtccTTCATGTGGAAATTGGGCAAACTTCTGACCGGATAGAATCTTACCCGGATGACAATGAGCATAGTCGGGCAATGGAGTTAGATTTGGGGGAAGAAAAGAGAGAGCAGGCTATGACACGAATGGAAACTTATCGAGGCCGGGTTATAAAATCATACAACAAGCGAGTCCGGATCCGAGACTTTCAGATAGGCGATTTGGTGATTAAAAAAGTCAATTCAGCTAGAGATTTGGGTAAAATGGAAGATCGGTGGGAAGGACCCTTTAGAGTTATCCGGAGAGTTAGCTCAAGAGCTTTTTATCTGGAAGATGCTCAATGA